A genome region from Gopherus flavomarginatus isolate rGopFla2 chromosome 9, rGopFla2.mat.asm, whole genome shotgun sequence includes the following:
- the CLK3 gene encoding dual specificity protein kinase CLK3 isoform X3 encodes MKEDCDTSLKGIFQGDHGLEATRGCLTKGGIETDGRAITTGLKTEALLSERIITLPAHTTAGDHGTESTTEQGSTSIAAGNARPGLVAVPHRLCVLMSDWFNFHGHMCIAFELLGKNTFEFLKENNFQPYPLPQIRHMAYQLCHALRFLHDNQLTHTDLKPENILFVNSDFDTMYNETKSCEEKSIRNTNIRVADFGSATFDHEHHTTIVATRHYRPPEVILELGWAQPCDVWSIGCILFEYYRGFTLFQTHENREHLVMMEKILGPIPSQMIHKTRKQKYFHKGGLVWDENTSDGRYVQENCKPLRSYMLYDSPDHVQLFDLMRRMLEFDPSKRITFSEALLHPFFNGLSPEERMLCSRVSNRDLSR; translated from the exons CCACGAGAGGATGCCTTACCAAAGGAGGTATAGAGACAGACGGGAGAGCGATAACTACAGGTTTGAAGACCGAAGCCCTTCTTTCGGAGAGGATTATTACTCTACCCGCTCACACCACTGCCGGAGATCACGGGACAGAGAGCACCACCGAACAAGGAAGCACCAGCATCGCTGCCGGAAACGCAAGACCAGGTCTTGTAGCAGTGCCTCATCG TTTGTGTGTCCTGATGTCCGATTGGTTCAACTTCCATGGCCACATGTGCATCGCCTTTGAGCTTCTGGGCAAGAACACTTTTGAATTCTTGAAGGAGAATAACTTTCAGCCATATCCTCTTCCCCAGATCCGGCACATGGCATACCAGCTCTGCCATGCCTTGAGAT TTTTACATGACAACCAGCTGACTCACACTGACCTCAAACCTGAAAACATCCTCTTTGTGAATTCCGATTTCGACACCATGTACAATGAGACCAAG AGCTGTGAGGAGAAATCTATTAGGAACACAAACATCCGTGTGGCCGACTTTGGAAGCGCCACCTTTGACCATGAGCATCACACTACTATTGTTGCTACTCGGCATTACCGCccgccagaggtgattctgg agctgggctgggcacAGCCATGTGATGTCTGGAGTATTGGCTGCATTCTATTTGAGTATTACCGTGGCTTCACACTCTTTCAG ACTCATGAGAATCGTGAGCACCTTGTAATGATGGAAAAAATCCTTGGGCCAATCCCATCTCAGATGATCCACAAAACCCG gaaacagaagtacttccacAAGGGGGGCCTGGTATGGGATGAGAACACATCAGATGGAAGATACGTCCAAGAGAACTGCAAACCACTGCGG AGCTACATGCTGTATGATTCACCGGACCATGTGCAGCTGTTTGACTTGATGAGAAGGATGTTAGAGTTTGATCCTTCCAAGAGGATCACATTCTCTGAAGCTCTGCTGCACCCATTCTTTAATGGCCTGTCGCCAGAGGAAAGGATGCTGTGTAGTCGAGTCTCGAACCGTGACCTTAGCAGATGA
- the CLK3 gene encoding dual specificity protein kinase CLK3 isoform X2 — MHHCKRFQSPEQETYMSHKWKRRRSHSREYEGRLRYQPQRDLPRRSRSRSHERMPYQRRYRDRRESDNYRFEDRSPSFGEDYYSTRSHHCRRSRDREHHRTRKHQHRCRKRKTRSCSSASSRSQQSSKRSRSVEDDKEGHLVCRIGDWLQERYEIVGSLGEGTFGKVVECVDHARGKSQVALKIIRNVGKYREAARLEINVLKKIRERDKDNKYLCVLMSDWFNFHGHMCIAFELLGKNTFEFLKENNFQPYPLPQIRHMAYQLCHALRFLHDNQLTHTDLKPENILFVNSDFDTMYNETKSCEEKSIRNTNIRVADFGSATFDHEHHTTIVATRHYRPPEVILELGWAQPCDVWSIGCILFEYYRGFTLFQTHENREHLVMMEKILGPIPSQMIHKTRKQKYFHKGGLVWDENTSDGRYVQENCKPLRSYMLYDSPDHVQLFDLMRRMLEFDPSKRITFSEALLHPFFNGLSPEERMLCSRVSNRDLSR; from the exons CCACGAGAGGATGCCTTACCAAAGGAGGTATAGAGACAGACGGGAGAGCGATAACTACAGGTTTGAAGACCGAAGCCCTTCTTTCGGAGAGGATTATTACTCTACCCGCTCACACCACTGCCGGAGATCACGGGACAGAGAGCACCACCGAACAAGGAAGCACCAGCATCGCTGCCGGAAACGCAAGACCAGGTCTTGTAGCAGTGCCTCATCG AGAAGCCAACAGAGCAGTAAACGCAGCAGGAGCGTGGAAGATGACAAGGAAGGTCACCTGGTGTGCAGAATCGGCGATTGGCTCCAAGAGCGAT ATGAGATTGTCGGCAGCCTAGGTGAAGGCACTTTTGGCAAAGTTGTGGAGTGTGTGGACCATGCCAG AGGTAAATCCCAGGTGGCACTGAAAATTATTAGAAATGTGGGAAAGTACCGGGAAGCAGCCAGACTGGAAATTAATGTTCTAAAGAAAATTAGAGAGCGAGACAAGGACAACAAATA TTTGTGTGTCCTGATGTCCGATTGGTTCAACTTCCATGGCCACATGTGCATCGCCTTTGAGCTTCTGGGCAAGAACACTTTTGAATTCTTGAAGGAGAATAACTTTCAGCCATATCCTCTTCCCCAGATCCGGCACATGGCATACCAGCTCTGCCATGCCTTGAGAT TTTTACATGACAACCAGCTGACTCACACTGACCTCAAACCTGAAAACATCCTCTTTGTGAATTCCGATTTCGACACCATGTACAATGAGACCAAG AGCTGTGAGGAGAAATCTATTAGGAACACAAACATCCGTGTGGCCGACTTTGGAAGCGCCACCTTTGACCATGAGCATCACACTACTATTGTTGCTACTCGGCATTACCGCccgccagaggtgattctgg agctgggctgggcacAGCCATGTGATGTCTGGAGTATTGGCTGCATTCTATTTGAGTATTACCGTGGCTTCACACTCTTTCAG ACTCATGAGAATCGTGAGCACCTTGTAATGATGGAAAAAATCCTTGGGCCAATCCCATCTCAGATGATCCACAAAACCCG gaaacagaagtacttccacAAGGGGGGCCTGGTATGGGATGAGAACACATCAGATGGAAGATACGTCCAAGAGAACTGCAAACCACTGCGG AGCTACATGCTGTATGATTCACCGGACCATGTGCAGCTGTTTGACTTGATGAGAAGGATGTTAGAGTTTGATCCTTCCAAGAGGATCACATTCTCTGAAGCTCTGCTGCACCCATTCTTTAATGGCCTGTCGCCAGAGGAAAGGATGCTGTGTAGTCGAGTCTCGAACCGTGACCTTAGCAGATGA